The Bacteroides sp. DNA segment AGCACCCCGACAATGATAATCATTAGCGTCCTGTCCAATACAGAAATCAGGCTGTCAGTGCGGAACAAATGCAACCCGCCCAGGTTTGAGCGCAGGTAAAGAATAAAGCTCAGCAAAAATTGGTTGAAGGCCAGCAGGCCCAGCATCAGCATTTGCTCACGGCTGTAACTGATAAAAAAGGCCCCACCAAAGGTAAAGATAAGGTAACCGGAAAATAGCAGCATTTTCAGCACAAAAATATTGGGCAGGTGTTTTCCAAGCAAATGGCTGTTTTGTGCAATGTTGCGGTTGTTGAAGTTGTTTATCCCGAAGTCGAGCAGAATGTTGAACAGGAAGGAAAAATTGAGGATGGCAAAATAAAAGCCATATTCAGTGGCCCCCACAGTGTTTTGCACCGCACGGTCTATGCCCAGTATCCAAAAAGGCTTTATCAACAGGTTGAGTACCAGCAGTAAAACCAGGTTTTTTAAAAACTTTCGCTGCATGCGGTTAGGGCGATATCATTTACAGGGTTTCGTGATGTAAAAGCACGAATGAACTGAAATTTCCCAAAATTATAAACTTTTGATTTGGGAAACTTCTTTTGACAAAAATTTATCGAACCTGACATCCTTAGTTTTTTGACTAGAGAAAGTCAATGCGTGTCAGGTAATTTGATAAAATACAAGCCCGACAAGCGCAATTAATGTTAATTTTGTATAATTTTTACAGGGAGTATATGGACAAGACCCCTAAGACGTTATAATGAAGAAGTTTGGGGAAAGTTTGAGGATACACTATGAAGTTTAAACCAGGCGACAGGGTTGCTTTTTTGAATGAAAAAGGAGGCGGGGTCATCACACGCATTGTGGATGAGCAGATTGTCTACGTCTCGATAGAAGAAGGGTTTGAGATCCCTTATGCGGTGACAGACCTGCTCAAAGTGGGCGATGCCGTAGCCGATATGACCCGGCATTTGGAGGAAAAAGCCGAGGCAGAGAATCCCGACCAGTCGCCTCTTTTTTCGGTACCCAATAAACTGGGGCAAATGGCTCAGGGAGCCTACCTGGCACTTGTGCCTGCCGAGCAGGAAAACATACTGCAGTGCCCCCTGGACTTTTTCCTGGTGAACCACACAGAAATGGAGATGCTCTTTGGTGTATACCTGAATCGCTCGGGCAACTTTCACGGAATTGAATACGGTTTTATTGAGTCTGATTCAAAACTTCTCATCCGCCAGGTGGAAAGAAACCAGATTGAGGACTGGCTGAATGGGCTGGTGCAGATAGTGTTTTTCGGCCCCGGTAAAACCTTACCGGTAAAGCCGGCTTCTTCAAACATCTCGTTCAAACCGGTTAAGATTTACAAGGAGGAAAGTTTTCATTATGAAAGCCTGCTGCGCAAAAAAGCTATTGTGTTACCCCTTGCCCTTTTGAATGACCTCGCGATGAAGGCGGAAGTCCCTAAAGTAACGGACGAAAACATCAAATTACTGAATGAGAAAATCAGCGCAGGCACTCGCAAGGCAGAGGCAGTCCCTAAAATTGAGAGTTTCCTCGACAAGCACAAGGTGGATGACCGCATAGCCGAAGTCGACCTTCACATCAACGAACTGATAGAAAGCACGGCCGGGCTTTCGAATGCAGACATGCTTAAGATCCAGATGGATTATTTCCGCCGATGCATGGAACAGGCAGAAGTTGAGAAAATGACAAAGATGATCTTTATTCATGGGGTGGGTAACGGCACCCTGAAGAATGAAATTTTAAGATATTTGCGTAACACTCCGGGCGTGGAGTTTTACGATGCAGCCTATGCCAGGTATGGCTTGGGCGCTACAGAAGTGTATTATTACAGAAATAAATAAGGCGTGTCGTCCGCGTTATTTATTCTGAATGGTCTGTTTTGTTAAAAAGTAATTGACCACTAACAACCAAGACTTTAGTAGAACCAGAAACAGCAAATATTACGAAACTTAATCTCGTTCATTGAAAAGGCAGGTTGTCCTGTCGCTTGCTGCAAAAGCAGCAGGAGGAAAGTCCGGGCAACACAGAGCAGT contains these protein-coding regions:
- a CDS encoding DUF2027 domain-containing protein, whose translation is MKFKPGDRVAFLNEKGGGVITRIVDEQIVYVSIEEGFEIPYAVTDLLKVGDAVADMTRHLEEKAEAENPDQSPLFSVPNKLGQMAQGAYLALVPAEQENILQCPLDFFLVNHTEMEMLFGVYLNRSGNFHGIEYGFIESDSKLLIRQVERNQIEDWLNGLVQIVFFGPGKTLPVKPASSNISFKPVKIYKEESFHYESLLRKKAIVLPLALLNDLAMKAEVPKVTDENIKLLNEKISAGTRKAEAVPKIESFLDKHKVDDRIAEVDLHINELIESTAGLSNADMLKIQMDYFRRCMEQAEVEKMTKMIFIHGVGNGTLKNEILRYLRNTPGVEFYDAAYARYGLGATEVYYYRNK